A DNA window from Peromyscus leucopus breed LL Stock chromosome 3, UCI_PerLeu_2.1, whole genome shotgun sequence contains the following coding sequences:
- the Smyd5 gene encoding SET and MYND domain-containing protein 5, with translation MAASMCDVFSFCVGVAGGARGAVEVRFVSSAKGKGLFATQLIRKGETIFIERPLVASQFLWNALYRYRACDHCLRALEKAEENAQRLTGKPGQVLPHPELCTVRKDLHQHCPHCQVMYCSAECRLAAAEQYHRILCPGASQDDPRHPLNKLQEAWRSVHYPPETASIMLMARMVATVKQAKDKDHWVRLFSQFCSKTANEEEEIVHKLLGDKFKGQLELLRRLFTEALYEETLSQWFTPDGFRSLFALVGTNGQGIGTSSLSQWVHACDALELKPQDREKLDTFIDQLYKDIEAATGEFLNCEGSGLFVLQSCCNHSCVPNAETSFPENNFLLHVTALEDIKPGEEICISYLDCCQRERSRHSRHKILRENYLFICSCPKCLAEADDPNVTSEEEEEEDEEEGEPEDAELGDEMTDV, from the exons ATGGCGGCCTCCATGTGCGACGTGTTCTCCTTCTGCGTGGGCGTGGCGGGCGGTGCCCGGGGCGCCGTGGAAGTCCGTTTTGTGAGCAGTGCCAAG GGAAAGGGACTGTTCGCCACACAGCTGATCCGGAAGGGAGAGACCATCTTCATTGAAAGGCCCCTGGTGGCTTCACAGTTTCTCTGGAATGCACTTTATCGGTACCGGG CCTGTGACCACTGTCTTCGGGCACTGGAGAAGGCGGAGGAGAATGCCCAGAGGCTGACTGGGAAACCAGGCCAGGTCCTACCACACCCAGAGCTGTGCACTGTGCGCAAGGACCTCCACCAGCACTGCCCCCACTGCCAG GTGATGTACTGCAGTGCAGAATGTCGGCTGGCAGCTGCAGAGCAATACCACCGAATCCTGTGCCCAGGCGCATCCCAGGATGACCCCCGGCACCCCCTGAATAAGCTTCAGGAGGCATGGAG GAGTGTTCACTATCCTCCAGAGACTGCAAGTATAATGCTGATGGCCCGGATGGTGGCCACGGTGAAACAG GCCAAGGACAAGGACCACTGGGTCAGGCTTTTCTCCCAGTTCTGCAGCAAAACGGCCAATGAGGAAGAGGAAATTGTCCACAAACTCCTGGGGGACAAATTCAAG GGCCAGCTGGAACTTCTGCGTAGGCTCTTCACAGAGGCCCTTTATGAGGAGACCCTCAGCCAG TGGTTCACGCCAGATGGATTCCGGTCTCTCTTTGCCCTTGTTGGGACCAATGGTCAAGGGATTGGAACCAG CTCCCTCAGCCAGTGGGTACATGCCTGTGATGCGCTGGAGCTGAAGCCTCAGGACCGGGAAAAGCTGGACACCTTCATTGACCAGTTGTACAAGGACATTGAGGCAG CAACCGGCGAGTTCCTTAACTGTGAAGGGTCTGGCCTCTTTGTGCTTCAGAGCTGCT gcaaccacagctgtgTTCCCAATGCAGAGACCTCCTTCCCAGAAAACAACTTCCTTTTGCATGTTACTGCCTTGGAAGATATTAAGCCGGGCGAG GAAATCTGTATCAGCTACTTAGACTGCTGTCAGCGGGAGCGCAGCCGCCACAGCCGCCACAAGATCCTCAG GGAGAACTACTTGTTCATCTGTTCCTGTCCCAAATGCCTGGCAGAGGCTGATGACCCCAATGTGacctcagaagaggaggaagaggaagatgaggaggaaggagagccagAAGATGCAGAGCTAGGGGATGAGATGACTGATGTGTGA
- the Pradc1 gene encoding protease-associated domain-containing protein 1 isoform X2: MGRTNSDHSSWYFEMLIFTFILFGSLRNVLSTFRCVLTTLYTCPLWSFHPPKEDEGGAASTCFSFGLNTTSSRGCSFLSKTRVVQEHGGRAVIISDNAVDNDSFYVEMIQDSTQRTADIPALFLLGRDGYMIRRSLEQHGLPWAIISIPVNVTSIPTFELLQPPWTFW, from the exons ATGGGGAGGACAAATTCTGATCACAGTTCATGGTACTTTGAAATGTTGATCTTTACATTCATCCTTTTCGGGTCTTTAAGAAATGTCTTGTCTACTTTCCGCTGTGTACTGACGACCCTCTATACATGTCCTCTATGGTCCTTTCATCCTCCCAAAGAGGATGAGGGAGGGGCAGCTAGCACCTGCTTTTCTTTTGGTCTCAACACTACCTCTTCCAGGGgctgctccttcctctccaagACCAGGGTGGTCCAGGAGCATGGCGGGCGAGCTGTGATCATCTCGGACAATGCCGTGGACAATGACAGTTTCTACGTGGAGATGATCCAGGATAGTACTCAACGCACAGCTGACATTCCTGCCCTCTTCCTGCTCGGCCGAGATGG CTACATGATCCGACGGTCTCTGGAACAGCATGGGCTGCCGTGGGCCATCATCTCTATCCCAGTCAATGTCACCAGTATCCCCACCTTTGAGCTGCTGCAACCTCCCTGGACATTCTGGTAG
- the Noto gene encoding homeobox protein notochord, translating into MSSPEPQPLVPSGAEVQPGRLGPCPVAASPVVPRLARGRLESSFSVEAILARPESRETAATPLQLSSCASLNLSSRSPYPVLPWVCSAATWLPAYLSMGIYPLSSTPCVPGLNVACLFCQQGLGLTGSELPYCPGLWSPLDWAPTMDLQDAERHQKRVRTMFNLQQLEELERVFAKQHNLVGKKRAQLAARLHLTENQVRIWFQNRRVKYQKQQKLKSPSSSAMEEPSSSSDGNIQSEDAESGDGS; encoded by the exons ATGTCCAGCCCAGAGCCCCAGCCGCTTGTTCCCTCAGGCGCTGAGGTCCAGCCGGGGCGCTTGGGCCCCTGTCCCGTGGCTGCGTCCCCAGTGGTCCCGCGCCTAGCTCGGGGACGCCTGGAGTCCTCCTTTTCTGTCGAGGCCATCCTGGCGAGACCCGAGAGCCGTGAGACAGCTGCCACCCCTCTGCAGCTCTCTTCCTGCGCCAGTCTGAACCTCAGCTCCAGGTCACCATACCCGGTCCTGCCCTGGGTGTGCTCGGCAGCGACTTGGCTGCCCGCCTACCTGAGCATGGGCATCTACCCGCTGTCCTCCACGCCCTGCGTGCCTGGACTGAACGTGGCTTGCCTCTTCTGCCAGCAGGGCCTCGGCCTCACAG GCTCGGAGCTGCCTTACTGTCCAGGCCTCTGGAGCCCTCTGGACTGGGCACCTACCATGGACCTTCAGGACGCAGAGAGACACCAAAAGAGGGTCCGCACGATGTTTAACCTGCagcagctggaggagctggagagagtgtTTGCAAAGCAGCACAACCTGGTAGGGAAGAAGAGGGCCCAGCTGGCTGCCAGGCTGCACTTGACCGAGAACCAG GTGAGGATCTGGTTCCAAAACCGCAGGGTGAAGTATCAGAAGCAGCAAAAACTGaaatctccttcctcctctgccatgGAAGAGCCCTCCAGCAGCTCAGATGGCAACATCCAGAGTGAAgatgctgagtcaggagatggcaGTTAA